In Palaemon carinicauda isolate YSFRI2023 chromosome 28, ASM3689809v2, whole genome shotgun sequence, a single genomic region encodes these proteins:
- the LOC137621603 gene encoding uncharacterized protein isoform X1, with product MDNPEDELGASFLSSESYIVDSHVGHGHQHEDDEKDDVPHVLREQDRFLPIANIARIMKKGIPRTGKVSGLKIAKDARECVQECVSEFISFVTSEASDRCHQEKRKTINGEDILWAMNALGFENYVEPLKIYLQKFRESTKGDKPMDSAIEGAYQVDFTNNMTGFTSDHVNQSEIVCTYGPGGQVTEQFTLG from the exons atggataatccTGAAGATGAGCTCGGAGCCTCGTTCCTGTCATCCGAGTCCTATATTGTTGACAGCCACGTTGGTCACGGCCACCAACACGAAGACGACGAGAAGGACGATGTGCCTCATGTCTTGCGTGAGCAAGACAGATTCTTGCCCATTGCAAACATAGCGAGAATAATGAAGAAAGGCATCCCGAGGACAGGCAAGGTAAGTGGATTAAAG ATCGCCAAAGATGCAAGAGAGTGCGTTCAAGAATGTGTTAGTGAATTCATAAGTTTTGTGACGAGCGAAGCCTCAGACCGCTGTCATCAG GAAAAGAGAAAGACCATCAATGGTGAGGATATTCTATGGGCAATGAATGCGCTAGGGTTTGAGAATTACGTTGAACCACTGAAGATATACCTGCAGAAGTTCCGTGAG tctaccAAAGGTGATAAGCCAATGGACAGTGCAATAGAAGGAGCTTACCAAGTCGATTTCACCAACAACATGACAGGCTTCACATCGGATCATGTCAACCAGTCTGAAATAGTCTGCACCTATGGCCCGGGCGGTCAAGTTACTGAACAGTTCACTTTAGGCTAG
- the LOC137621603 gene encoding uncharacterized protein isoform X2, giving the protein MDNPEDELGASFLSSESYIVDSHVGHGHQHEDDEKDDVPHVLREQDRFLPIANIARIMKKGIPRTGKIAKDARECVQECVSEFISFVTSEASDRCHQEKRKTINGEDILWAMNALGFENYVEPLKIYLQKFRESTKGDKPMDSAIEGAYQVDFTNNMTGFTSDHVNQSEIVCTYGPGGQVTEQFTLG; this is encoded by the exons atggataatccTGAAGATGAGCTCGGAGCCTCGTTCCTGTCATCCGAGTCCTATATTGTTGACAGCCACGTTGGTCACGGCCACCAACACGAAGACGACGAGAAGGACGATGTGCCTCATGTCTTGCGTGAGCAAGACAGATTCTTGCCCATTGCAAACATAGCGAGAATAATGAAGAAAGGCATCCCGAGGACAGGCAAG ATCGCCAAAGATGCAAGAGAGTGCGTTCAAGAATGTGTTAGTGAATTCATAAGTTTTGTGACGAGCGAAGCCTCAGACCGCTGTCATCAG GAAAAGAGAAAGACCATCAATGGTGAGGATATTCTATGGGCAATGAATGCGCTAGGGTTTGAGAATTACGTTGAACCACTGAAGATATACCTGCAGAAGTTCCGTGAG tctaccAAAGGTGATAAGCCAATGGACAGTGCAATAGAAGGAGCTTACCAAGTCGATTTCACCAACAACATGACAGGCTTCACATCGGATCATGTCAACCAGTCTGAAATAGTCTGCACCTATGGCCCGGGCGGTCAAGTTACTGAACAGTTCACTTTAGGCTAG